The region GATAAATTATGAATTTTGTGATGATTTAAATGCATGATTTAAATGTGTGAGTGACATTTCAGTGGCTATATGTTTCTGTGTCAAGATATCagattatttgtttgtttatttgtttgcttatatCAGAAGACATAGAAACATTACAGATGTCCAAGTTATAAACCTGTTGCCTCATCATTGTATTAGATGAAATGAGCCAGAAGAGAGAAGCCAAACTATGTTTACACTATTAAGTCAGGATGTGTTATTGCTAACAAAAAATAGACCACCCAAATATTCCCTCTTTcaagtaaaaagaaattaatatttaatatcataCTTAGGTCAAAAATGTGCACAATAATCTACatgaatattaatttaatttGTGAGGAGAAATCTGAAGCTTTGTACTTGCAAAATGACACATTCACTAATTCTATCTATTTCTCAGTTAGAATGACGGAACTTTGGCGGGGGTACATGACATGTGCACAGTCTAGATCCTGTTGACCTTGGAGTTGAAACATAGCAGCTATTAGAATCAGTAGAAGAGAGGCACTTATGCTGTTGTGTCTCTTAAATACAAAAGTCCTGGACAATAATTACATATCatagtctttttattttcaaaacaaaggcCTCCGAACAGATCCACCTTTCACATTGAAAAAGACGTTAAATATCAGGCTTAAGTTTCTCAACTACCCAGTGATGTTATTATAATTTGAACAAAATTCCCAGTTTGTTTCTGTGCAAAGAGCTTTGAAATGTTGCCCATGATGCACGTGCGAGTGAGCGGAAATGAGCGCACATGTGCTTCTCCTTTCccctcaggaaaataaaaaccattagCAAGACCACCATCATTATGACCTTACATTAGAGAACTGAATGAAATATGTTGTTATTTCTTCTACCTCAGATTATAatctagataaataaatagataagtatTTCCTAAATTCATCACTACAtttttcaataagaaaaacaaaatctttttatTCTAACAAAGGATATAAACAATGTCAACACACATACCTGTGAACTTGGGCTGAAATAATCTTCTCTATTAATGTAGATAATTAATGTAGAAATTAATCTCTATTAATTTTAGCTAAGCTTGACTACTTGTATCAATAAGAGAGAAAATTCACTTTTTCcctctgaattttaattttttctttcttttcataaagGGTAAAGTTCTTACTTTTTGTGAATTCTCTAAAGCTTTGTACTATACTAAGAAATAATCTTTTGACAAACAAATATGGATGAAATGCAGAGAACAAAAGTAACACAACtttactttattaaaaatgttttgctgaTCACTTTGTTCAAGGCCTCTTTCACATCCTTGTTCCTCAGACTGTAGATCATGGGGTTCAACATGGGGATCACCGTGGTGTAAAACACGGCCACCACCTTCCCCTGCTCCACAGACTCCTCTGTGGGACGTCTGAGATACATGAAAATGAGGGTTCCATAGAATATGACGACGGTCAGATGGGACCCACAGGTGGAAAGGCCTTGCGCCTCCCTTCCGCCGAGTTCATCTGGAGAATGGCAATGAGGATGAAGAGATAGGATGCGATAGCTATAGTCAGGGAATATGTGAAATTAATGCCGGCGAGTATGATCGTTGTATATTCTTTTACAAAGTTTCCAGCACAGGCCATTTTGATGAGAGGTGAGTCTGCACAGTAGAAGTGGTTGATCTCAATCTTCCCACAGAAGTACAAACCATAGGTCCATAATGTTGCTGCCAGACTAATCAGAAAACCATACACGTAAGGGAAAGAAATCAGTCAGATGCAGACAATCCTTGACATTTTGCTGCCATAGAGCAAAGGGCTTCCAGTGGCCATGCATCTGTCAAAGGCCATCGCAACAAGAATAAATATCTCTACATGGACAAGAGCAATGAAGAAGAAACACTGTACCAAACAGCCAGGGTAAGAAATCATTTTTGTCTTGGATAACAGGTTTTCCAGCATTTTAGGAGTGACATTGGAGGAAAACCACACATCAACAAATGACAAATGACTCAGAAAAAAGTACATGGGGCTGCTGAGTTGTGGACTGACCTTAATTAACAGGATCATGCCGATATTACCCACCACGGTGACCACGTAGACCAGCAGGAAAATGACAAAGAAGAGAACTTGCCATTCCCGACGACTGGTTAGTCCCAAAAGAATAAACTCTGTCACATCCGTGAAGTTGAGCATTTTCTCTGCTCTAAGTTAATATTCGATAGAAACTTCTCTGATAACTaagaggaaataaatttaaaatcaaatgttGATCATTATcaatgtatattttattcatgctcccttttattttttttaactaaatatcTATGACTTCATTTTGACACTCTTTTTCAGCAATTTGTTTCTGAGTATCTGCTGTTTAATAAGCTCCCTGAaggtatttatatttacattgatAAATATAATATACTAACCCACTTACATAAGAGTTGTACAAAATGTGATTGAAACATGCTATTCCTAAAAATTATAATTgtccaaatgtgtgtgtgtgtgtatgtgtgtattcagttgtgtctgactctatgactccagggactatagccctccagactcttctatccatgggattttccaaccaaaaatactggagtagcttgccatttcctcctcaaggggatcttcacaacccagggctgaactggagtctcctgcatcagcaggtggattctttaccacttagccaccagggaagcccaagactattTCTTAAATATCCCTTGCTTCCAACTGGCATTTtggtaaatattcattttaagatatttatagaGGGttagatttctctttttaatgtaactcaaaaataatacttttcctcctttttaatatAAGCATGTTCTCTAGgattacgggcttccctggtggttcagacggtaaagtgtctgcctgcaatgcgggagacgtgggttcaatccctgggtcaggaagaacccctggagaaggaaatggaaacctactctagtactcttgcctggaaaattccatggatgaaggagcctggctatagtccatggggtcacaaagagtcagacacgactgagaagcttcactttcacttccattatTATTAGGGCAAAACCATTTAATCCAATAAATTGTCAGCCCTGAATatcagataaaatttatttttaatctaaccTCATACTTGACCTCATTTAAAGAGGGACAAACTGTTCACAGTAATCTTTGAAATAAAGGGTTAAATCACTTACACACTTTCATATATTGTGTGTATTCCCTGGATAAAGACTCTGACAAACCTAGCATGTAATTATAATCTTCTAGATACCCTCCACTCTTATGTTCTGCAGATTCAAAGATAAGACCAGGAGATCAGTGTCACTAGTGAGAGTAGCAGTAATGTAATTAAACCTTATAAAATCATGATGTATTCCTACGGTTTTATACTCGGAGGAGAAAGCAGGGAATGACTGACTCTTCTTTGGAGATCCAGTGGAGTCTAGGGAAGCTTCTTGGATagttacaaatttattttcaaatagagATTGTATCATATGAACCTGTCCACTACAGTACTTCACAAAATATTTTCCTGAGAAAATACTAGTGCCTTGCATTCTGATAATAAGAATTATGGAAGAAAATCCACAAATGTTTATTCATCAAATAATAAGAAATCTTTGTGTCTTATCCAAATTCTTACAATTATGCAACTTACCTCATAAGCTATGCAAAACTGTTTGGGAAAGAATTCTACTACACTTAGTCTAGCTAGCATTTACTTAgctttaaataagagaaaagagagagcgATAGAGATGACTTTAAGTGTATGAAAGGATGTGCATAGATTTTATGCAATCATTACACCATTGTATACAAGAGACTTAAGCTTCTGCAGATTTGGGGATCCTGGGGGGATGTTGTGGAAGGTGGTGTTCTAGAAGGGATCTTTCTGAGATACAAAGGAGAGCCGTATTTCTCCTAAATGTGCCACAGTATCATTTTGAGCTGTTTGTGAACCTGCTCAATCCAAGGGAACCAGAACAAGAAAAATGGAACACAGAACTACTTGTAAACCACCCAAACAATGcaacttaaaaaaagttttaaaaatagtatgcTAGCTTTTGAAAAAGATGAACGtcctaaacaaaaaaaaaaaagggggggtggatTTTTAAAGATTGGGAAATTGATGAAAGATATGTTTTAGACATCATCATAAATGATAGAGACAATATAAAGATGAAGGAGAGATTCTGAACATGGAAACAGATTACAAATATGTCAATAGAACATATTGATATTGAGTCAACAGAATGTGCCAGTAGTGTCtacttatttctaaaatattagcaGAAGAGGAATTTTTATCTGGAAAGTCAGATCTCACTGCATCTAACTGTACCAAGGACGATCCAGAGGGATGGTATAAAAGACCAGTGTTGTTAGTACTTCACAAAGGCAAAATACATGAAAACCTGTGTGGTGGTTTAACAGGTAATTGAGAGCTCTGATGAACTCACAGGGCAAATGGAATAGTCAGGTCTGATGTTAGGAATTATGGAGactggaaaaaagagaaggatttGGAGACAGACAGTTTTATTCACCATCTTCTTCagacaaaaatatacacataagCTCCCCATATTGTATCACTCTGTCTTTCAAATCAAGTTACCAGTAATTGTAGATTATTCCTCCCCCCCCCACCAGGGCCAGAAAAGAGGAAACAGTAAGTATTCCAGTTAGAGAATTCTGTTTCTATTGTAAAGTgtttgaattctggctccacGACTTATTTATGAACTTAGGCAGGCTTTCTTCttagtttgtttggtttttcatttctctctgtctTAATATTATGTGACAAGTATTAACAGTATTAGCTTCATTGTTTGAGAGTATGAAAAGACATATTCGACTctcttgcaacccatggacggcagcccaccagattcttctatccatgggattcttcaggcaagaatactggagtaagttgccatttcctcctccaataatAAATAAGAAGGTGCAATTATTACTGAATGCACTTGTGGAAACTGTAGCTTTATTAATAGCTTTTAATAATCAAATATTCAAATCTCAGTATAaaaatttctgtctctctctgacaaATATACACCTCCATACATGgataatataaatggaataattgaTGTTAATTAatgaagaatacaataaaatgaaatatatgatgAAGGCTTCATCCACCAGCTCCAGATAGATGTGTTTGTATACCAACCTCTAAATAGAGCAAAGTATTCCCAGGAAGGATGCAGAACGGGAAAGTGAATGTTGTGTAAGAGATGAGATGATACCAGGCAGAAAAGACACTGGGAATCCACAAGAGAAGTTTCCCTTAAATGAatgccttatttaaaaaaaaaatcagttaagaaTCTTCTTCTAGAAATAACCCTGGGGAAAGTATATCTCTAGAGGAAAAGTTGAtcgctgggtttttgttttgtaatagatttgcaaaatttatttttcctcaaaattcAAGTTATTTTGAAAGTATTCTGGGATCTAATAACATATTTTGCTTTGCATATCAAGCCAGGAAAAGTATTTCCAGAATCTGCGGGCCTTTCACGACCTTTACTCCTATATTCTAGCAACCATCTCTCTCGCCTAAATCACAGACTCTGAATTGCACTCCATTCTAAACTGAAAACCAAAGTGGGTCTTTAAAAGCAAGTCATTACAAATTGTTTCTTAACTTGGAAACTTTTCAGagcttctctttttctcaggGTAAAAGTCTTCCAGTGGCTCACAGGATCTTGGCCTCTAGTCCCTTATCTGCCCATGATCtcatattccatttattttctcactgccCTAGGCTGCAGCCACACTGGCTTCCATTTGTTCTTAAAACTTTCCTTGAATGCTTGCATCTGCCTTTTCCTTAGTTACTCCATCTGTCTAAAACACTGCTCTGTAAGCACCTCCATGGCTCATCTCTAAACCAGTTTCATGAGATTTTTGCTCAATTATCGTCTTCTCAATGAAATCAACCTTCATTCTCATATCTGAGCCAGAGGTACCCCTTTGCTCCTTTATCTTACAAGATGATTTTTATccagatttttccataacatcacTAATATACTCTacaatttatttacatattttcctGATGGTTTATGCTTGTTTCACACAACTGGAATATAAGTCCCATGAGATCAaggatttcttttgctgttttgttcaTTGATAACAAATAACTAAAACAGAGCCTCAAACATAACAGGCACTCAGCTAATATTCGTTGGACAAATAAGTGAATTAATTAATTCAAATGCAGGTTAAAATGCTGAGAAGTAGgccaaaataattataaacaagTTTATGTATATTATTATTGGCATTTTAATATGATTAAGGATAGAGAGATTATTAATTTACTAATGGAATGTCTTATGAGAATTAGTGCTGGTATCGCTTCAGACTGCATGCAAAAACTAAATTGCAAactatataaattaattataaatattttaaatatgtgtgtaatGTAATAACTTTTGTGTGAATGATTAAATAGTTTTTCATAGTAATTAAAATTGCACTGGCTGCATAATAACCTCTGAAATTGTCTGGCTTTCAAATTGATTAAGTTTTATAATCTAGGGCAAGAATACAGCTAAATAGAAAAATTAGTTCTGTTGTTGGTAAGTTAGGCAGTTTAGAGTTACACACATAAATAGGAGAAAAATag is a window of Cervus canadensis isolate Bull #8, Minnesota chromosome 11, ASM1932006v1, whole genome shotgun sequence DNA encoding:
- the LOC122450542 gene encoding LOW QUALITY PROTEIN: olfactory receptor 5M3-like (The sequence of the model RefSeq protein was modified relative to this genomic sequence to represent the inferred CDS: inserted 1 base in 1 codon; substituted 1 base at 1 genomic stop codon) gives rise to the protein MLNFTDVTEFILLGLTSRREWQVLFFVIFLLVYVVTVVGNIGMILLIKVSPQLSSPMYFFLSHLSFVDVWFSSNVTPKMLENLLSKTKMISYPGCLVQCFFFIALVHVEIFILVAMAFDRCMATGSPLLYGSKMSRIVCIXLISFPYVYGFLISLAATLWTYGLYFCGKIEINHFYCADSPLIKMACAGNFVKEYTTIILAGINFTYSLTIAIASYLFILIAILQMNSAEGRRKAFXTCGSHLTVVIFYGTLIFMYLRRPTEESVEQGKVVAVFYTTVIPMLNPMIYSLRNKDVKEALNKVISKTFLIK